In one Paraburkholderia megapolitana genomic region, the following are encoded:
- a CDS encoding transposase: MTARGRPRRDARQILDAILWVHQSGEKWHRLPAHFPPQQTCYAKFIAWRRAGILHRVAAILDIKPFDT, translated from the coding sequence GTGACAGCGCGTGGCCGCCCGCGCCGCGATGCCCGTCAGATCCTCGATGCGATTCTCTGGGTACACCAGAGCGGTGAGAAATGGCACCGGTTGCCGGCACATTTCCCACCGCAGCAGACCTGCTATGCAAAGTTCATCGCTTGGCGGCGTGCAGGCATCCTGCATCGCGTTGCTGCGATCCTCGATATCAAGCCGTTCGATACCTGA
- a CDS encoding glutathione S-transferase family protein, with protein MPPPLLPVITAFERSPDRGKGLARDMRVRWALEEAGQPYEVRLVSFSAMKEPAHRAIHPFGQIPTYEEGTLALFESGAIVFHIAESHTGLLPDDAHARARAITWMFAALNTVEPTILDLQTVKFLERDKPWYEERLLMVLDRIRGRLGELSDRLGSADWLDGAFSVGDLMMIAVLLRLKPSGLLDEFPKLFAYVARGEARPAYQRAFAAQLAVFNAQLPTG; from the coding sequence ATGCCCCCTCCACTGCTCCCCGTTATCACCGCCTTTGAACGGTCGCCCGATCGCGGCAAGGGACTCGCACGTGACATGCGGGTTCGCTGGGCGCTTGAAGAAGCGGGCCAGCCTTACGAGGTTCGTCTGGTGTCGTTCAGTGCAATGAAAGAACCCGCGCATCGAGCGATTCATCCATTTGGGCAGATCCCGACCTACGAAGAAGGCACGCTTGCGCTGTTCGAGTCGGGGGCGATCGTGTTTCATATTGCAGAGTCCCATACCGGCCTGCTACCCGACGACGCGCACGCCCGGGCACGCGCGATCACATGGATGTTTGCCGCGCTCAACACGGTTGAGCCGACTATCCTCGATCTCCAGACCGTCAAGTTTCTGGAGCGCGACAAGCCGTGGTACGAGGAGCGCCTGCTGATGGTCCTGGATCGCATCCGTGGCCGGCTAGGCGAGCTGTCCGATCGCCTTGGCAGTGCCGACTGGCTCGATGGTGCGTTCAGCGTGGGCGACCTGATGATGATCGCGGTGCTACTCCGGTTGAAACCATCGGGCCTGCTCGACGAATTTCCGAAGCTCTTCGCCTATGTCGCCCGCGGCGAAGCGCGCCCCGCGTACCAGCGCGCTTTCGCCGCTCAACTGGCGGTTTTCAACGCCCAGCTGCCGACCGGCTGA
- a CDS encoding error-prone DNA polymerase: MNPVARPLPAYAELFCLSNFSFLHGASHADELVARAVQLGYAGLAITDECSLAGAVRAHIAAETAKLPLVIGSYFRLVHADGSPAFGLILLAQNREGYGNLSELITLARTRAPKGQYRLTPQDLSRPDPQYGHLRGMPDCLAILVPEFPAQEERLDAQIEWLDETFPGRAWCGLILHQRAMDDIHRGALEYVSQQHGVPVVALGHVVMHVRSRKPLQDTMTAIRVGRPVHECGYDLAPNAEQHLRARLRLALLYPEAALEQTLAVMARCTFSLREVRYEYPDELIPDGFTPTSWLRQETYVGAHARFPSGIPYDVQEKLEYELDLIASLEYEPFFITVYDIVLYARSQNILCQGRGSAANSLVCFCLGITEVDPNRSSMLFERFISKERGEPPDIDVDFEHQRREEVIQYIYNKYGRDRAAIAAAVSTYRPRGALRETGKALGVDPQIVDAVAKTHHWFDSGTELLKRFEESGLDPSAPIIQSWASLAAQLVGFPRHLSQHSGGFVISRGKLTRLVPVENAAMAERSVIQWDKDDLEALGLLKVDVLALGMLSVIRRALDFVSEQRGERVQMRDIPDGDDPTFDMICKADTMGVFQIESRAQMSMLPRLKPRTYYDLVIEVAIVRPGPIQGGAVHPYLKRRQKLVPVDYPSDKLEAALERTLGIPIFQEQVMQVAIIAAGFTPGEADELRRAMAAWKRKGNLQKYYDRIVTGMLARGYERTFADAIFEQIKGFGEYGFPESHAASFALLVYASSWLKCHEPEAFLAALLNSMPMGFYSPSQLVQDAQRHGVKVLPADVTISGWDASLEAQGSELRPAVRLGLSLVLGMRDGAAERIENARAVRPFTSVIDLARRAQLDRHDLHVLADANALASLAGNRREALWQSVAAVPDRDMLAAARTEDETPQLGTPTEAETVVGDYRSVGLTLERHPLELLRPTLHAQRLMPAATLRTYRNGQLARACGIVTGRQRPGTAKGVIFMTIEDETGNVNVIIWPNLLERQRKETLNASLLAVYGTWQCEGEVRHLIAKRLVDLSHLLGGLATVSRNFH; this comes from the coding sequence ATGAATCCAGTTGCCCGTCCCCTGCCGGCCTATGCCGAGCTGTTCTGCCTGTCGAATTTCTCGTTCCTGCACGGCGCATCGCATGCCGATGAACTCGTGGCACGCGCCGTGCAACTCGGCTACGCAGGACTCGCCATCACCGATGAATGCTCGCTGGCTGGTGCCGTGCGCGCGCACATCGCCGCAGAAACCGCGAAGTTGCCGCTCGTCATCGGTTCGTATTTCCGGCTCGTCCATGCCGACGGTTCGCCGGCATTCGGGCTGATCCTGCTCGCGCAGAACCGCGAGGGCTACGGCAACCTGTCCGAGCTGATCACGCTCGCGCGCACCCGCGCACCGAAGGGTCAATACCGGCTGACGCCACAAGACCTGTCGCGCCCCGACCCGCAGTACGGTCACCTGCGCGGCATGCCCGATTGCCTCGCCATCCTCGTGCCGGAATTTCCCGCGCAGGAAGAGCGGCTGGATGCACAGATCGAATGGCTCGACGAGACGTTCCCGGGCCGCGCCTGGTGCGGGCTGATCCTGCATCAGCGCGCCATGGACGACATCCATCGCGGTGCGCTCGAATATGTTTCGCAACAGCATGGCGTGCCGGTCGTGGCACTCGGTCATGTCGTGATGCACGTGCGTTCGCGCAAGCCGTTGCAGGACACCATGACGGCGATCCGCGTGGGGCGCCCGGTGCACGAATGCGGCTACGATCTCGCGCCGAATGCCGAACAGCATCTGCGCGCGCGTCTGCGCCTCGCGCTGCTGTATCCCGAGGCCGCACTCGAACAGACGCTGGCGGTCATGGCGCGCTGTACGTTCTCGCTCCGCGAGGTGCGCTACGAATATCCGGACGAACTGATCCCCGACGGTTTCACGCCGACCTCATGGCTAAGGCAAGAAACCTATGTCGGCGCGCACGCACGTTTCCCGTCGGGCATTCCCTATGACGTGCAGGAGAAGCTCGAATACGAACTCGATCTGATCGCCAGTCTCGAGTACGAACCGTTCTTCATCACGGTCTACGACATCGTCCTGTATGCGCGCAGCCAGAACATCTTGTGCCAGGGACGCGGCTCCGCGGCGAACTCGCTGGTCTGCTTCTGCCTTGGCATCACCGAGGTCGATCCGAACCGCAGCAGCATGCTGTTCGAGCGTTTCATCAGCAAGGAGCGCGGCGAGCCGCCCGACATCGACGTCGACTTCGAGCACCAGCGGCGCGAAGAAGTCATCCAGTACATCTACAACAAATACGGCCGCGACCGCGCGGCCATCGCGGCGGCCGTGTCGACCTACCGTCCGCGGGGTGCGCTGCGCGAAACCGGCAAGGCGCTCGGCGTCGATCCGCAGATCGTCGATGCGGTTGCGAAGACGCATCACTGGTTCGATAGCGGCACCGAGTTGCTGAAGCGCTTCGAAGAGTCCGGGCTCGATCCAAGCGCGCCGATCATTCAGTCGTGGGCTTCGCTTGCTGCCCAACTGGTGGGGTTTCCGCGTCACCTGTCGCAGCATTCGGGCGGCTTCGTGATCAGCCGCGGCAAGCTCACGCGGCTCGTACCGGTCGAGAACGCCGCGATGGCCGAGCGCAGCGTGATCCAGTGGGACAAGGACGATCTCGAAGCACTGGGCTTGCTGAAAGTCGACGTGCTGGCGCTCGGCATGCTGTCGGTGATCCGGCGCGCGCTCGATTTCGTCTCCGAGCAGCGCGGCGAACGCGTCCAGATGCGCGACATCCCCGACGGCGACGACCCGACCTTCGACATGATCTGCAAGGCCGACACGATGGGTGTGTTCCAGATCGAATCGCGCGCACAGATGTCGATGCTGCCGCGACTGAAGCCGCGTACCTACTACGACCTCGTGATCGAAGTGGCGATCGTGCGGCCTGGGCCGATCCAGGGCGGTGCGGTGCATCCGTATCTGAAGCGGCGTCAGAAGCTCGTTCCAGTCGACTATCCGAGCGACAAGCTGGAGGCCGCGCTCGAACGCACGCTCGGCATACCGATCTTCCAGGAACAGGTGATGCAGGTCGCGATCATCGCAGCCGGCTTCACGCCAGGCGAAGCCGACGAACTGCGGCGCGCGATGGCCGCGTGGAAACGCAAGGGCAATTTGCAGAAGTATTACGACCGCATCGTCACCGGCATGCTCGCGCGCGGCTACGAACGTACGTTCGCCGATGCGATTTTCGAGCAGATCAAGGGCTTCGGCGAATACGGTTTTCCCGAGAGCCATGCAGCAAGTTTCGCGCTACTCGTCTACGCGAGTAGCTGGCTCAAATGCCATGAGCCCGAAGCGTTCCTCGCCGCGCTGCTGAACAGCATGCCGATGGGGTTCTACTCGCCGTCGCAACTCGTGCAGGATGCGCAGCGACATGGCGTCAAGGTGTTGCCGGCCGATGTGACGATCAGCGGCTGGGATGCATCGCTTGAAGCGCAGGGTTCCGAATTGAGGCCGGCGGTGCGGCTCGGACTGTCGCTGGTGCTCGGGATGCGCGACGGCGCGGCCGAACGCATCGAGAATGCGCGTGCGGTGCGACCGTTCACGAGCGTGATCGATCTCGCCCGGCGCGCGCAACTCGACCGCCACGACCTGCATGTGCTGGCCGATGCGAACGCCCTCGCGTCGCTGGCCGGCAACCGGCGCGAAGCGCTGTGGCAATCGGTCGCCGCCGTGCCGGATCGCGACATGCTGGCCGCCGCGCGCACGGAGGACGAGACGCCGCAACTGGGTACGCCGACGGAGGCCGAGACCGTTGTCGGCGATTACCGCTCGGTGGGGCTCACGCTCGAGCGACATCCGCTCGAACTGCTGCGGCCAACCCTGCACGCGCAACGGCTGATGCCGGCCGCAACGCTGCGCACCTATCGCAACGGCCAGCTGGCGCGCGCCTGCGGCATCGTGACGGGACGACAGCGACCTGGCACGGCCAAGGGCGTGATCTTCATGACGATCGAAGACGAAACCGGCAACGTCAACGTGATCATCTGGCCCAACCTGCTCGAAAGACAGCGCAAGGAAACCTTGAATGCATCGTTGCTGGCCGTCTACGGCACATGGCAATGCGAGGGCGAGGTGCGACACCTGATCGCTAAACGACTCGTCGACCTGTCGCATTTGCTTGGCGGACTGGCTACGGTCAGCCGCAATTTTCATTAA
- a CDS encoding WecB/TagA/CpsF family glycosyltransferase gives MKRIEFLSCPMDVATMDESVEWIRSRIERRQFTQHVVVNVAKLVHLQKDLKLAESVRACDMINIDGMGVVWGARLMGFSVPERVTGVDLFENLLQMAEERSLPIFLLGATDAVVTRTAEIVAERYPKLQIAGFHHGYFWNDEAQVVEKIGNSGARLLFVAITSPSKENFINRWKDLLRVDFVMGVGGTFDVVAGKVRRAPRWMQRSGLEWAFRVLQEPRRMWKRYLVTNCQFAMMLLKIRLASIFHRTVDEHGK, from the coding sequence ATGAAGCGAATTGAGTTCCTTTCATGTCCTATGGATGTTGCGACGATGGACGAGAGTGTCGAATGGATTCGCTCGAGAATAGAACGAAGGCAGTTCACGCAACACGTGGTCGTCAATGTTGCAAAGCTTGTTCACTTGCAGAAAGACCTCAAACTGGCGGAGTCGGTTCGTGCTTGCGACATGATCAACATCGACGGAATGGGCGTTGTCTGGGGCGCGCGTTTAATGGGGTTTTCTGTTCCCGAACGCGTAACAGGTGTCGACCTCTTTGAGAATCTGTTGCAGATGGCGGAAGAGCGAAGTTTGCCGATATTTTTACTCGGCGCAACCGACGCAGTGGTGACGCGGACGGCCGAAATCGTAGCTGAGCGTTATCCGAAACTGCAAATCGCCGGCTTTCATCACGGGTACTTCTGGAACGATGAGGCGCAGGTGGTGGAGAAGATCGGCAACTCCGGGGCGCGCCTGTTGTTTGTTGCAATCACGTCCCCGAGCAAAGAAAACTTCATCAATCGCTGGAAGGATCTTCTGCGCGTCGATTTCGTCATGGGCGTGGGCGGAACATTCGATGTCGTGGCGGGCAAAGTGCGCCGGGCGCCGCGATGGATGCAGCGCAGTGGCCTTGAATGGGCATTTCGCGTTCTGCAGGAGCCGCGTCGGATGTGGAAACGCTATCTCGTGACGAATTGCCAGTTCGCGATGATGTTACTCAAGATTCGTCTTGCATCGATCTTCCACCGGACTGTCGACGAACATGGCAAATAA
- a CDS encoding aspartate-semialdehyde dehydrogenase, giving the protein MGTTSPYTFDATAIADSLLAQSRLENFAGYDPFDGLNSVLFDRLGAKRFSLARIAWLQLHKRSPINLRGLVGVAKKRNPKGIALVILGLIERRRVDRIATELDEAVALGDWLLAQSVDRKVWRHYAWGYHFDWAARAFYVPCGKPNAITTCYIARALYALGNVTGFARFTDAAVDAGRFLDDLYVPTEDAGYYAYIPGETTLVHNASLWSAAVVAESAVRSNDSGMRERALTAARLSSSMQREDGSWPYGARSHHGFIDGFHTGYNLEALSSLQAAFGTTEFSRVIDKGMRYYRRNFFLPDGTVKYYNDCIWPIDTHSVAQAVITLLKVGGSDEDRTLVDVVLSRAHRTLYLANENRFAYQKGRWLTNRINYFRWTQAWAFYALSFYIAEASNWRRHCDEAN; this is encoded by the coding sequence ATGGGAACGACATCCCCTTATACCTTCGATGCAACGGCAATTGCCGACTCATTGCTTGCACAGAGCAGGCTTGAGAATTTTGCCGGCTACGATCCGTTCGATGGATTGAACAGTGTTTTGTTTGACAGACTAGGGGCGAAGCGCTTTTCTCTCGCACGTATAGCATGGCTGCAATTGCACAAGCGAAGCCCGATTAATCTTCGTGGACTCGTGGGAGTCGCGAAGAAGCGAAATCCCAAGGGGATCGCACTCGTTATTCTCGGACTCATCGAGCGTCGTCGTGTCGATCGGATTGCGACAGAACTTGACGAAGCCGTAGCGCTGGGAGACTGGCTGCTTGCACAGAGTGTCGATCGAAAAGTATGGCGTCACTATGCATGGGGCTATCACTTCGACTGGGCAGCGCGAGCGTTTTACGTGCCATGCGGGAAGCCGAATGCGATCACGACTTGTTATATAGCGAGAGCGCTCTATGCGCTGGGCAACGTAACGGGGTTTGCGCGATTTACGGATGCCGCCGTCGACGCAGGGCGTTTTCTGGACGATCTATACGTGCCGACGGAAGACGCCGGATATTACGCGTACATTCCCGGTGAAACCACATTGGTGCATAACGCGAGTTTATGGTCTGCTGCAGTTGTAGCGGAAAGCGCGGTTCGTTCAAACGATAGCGGGATGCGAGAGCGGGCGCTGACTGCTGCGCGGCTGTCATCGTCGATGCAAAGGGAGGACGGTTCGTGGCCGTATGGAGCTCGTTCACATCATGGGTTTATTGACGGATTTCACACCGGTTATAACCTGGAGGCACTGAGTTCTCTTCAGGCTGCCTTCGGGACCACAGAATTCTCCCGCGTGATCGACAAAGGGATGAGGTATTACCGGAGGAATTTCTTTCTGCCCGACGGAACAGTCAAGTACTACAACGATTGCATCTGGCCCATCGATACACATTCGGTGGCACAAGCAGTTATCACGCTACTGAAGGTCGGCGGTTCCGACGAAGACCGTACACTGGTCGACGTAGTGCTGTCGCGAGCTCATCGAACGCTTTATCTTGCCAACGAAAATCGCTTTGCGTACCAGAAGGGACGCTGGCTGACCAATCGCATCAACTATTTTCGCTGGACTCAGGCTTGGGCTTTCTACGCACTCAGCTTTTACATAGCAGAAGCATCGAACTGGCGGAGGCATTGCGATGAAGCGAATTGA
- a CDS encoding heparin lyase I family protein, translating into MANKLAWLTGLVFAGATYGLPLADGHENGTYVLVYKSMWRTGIDPRLTIQAPDKDSISTVTMPPFDGTVLKVTMRRSDYISHKVSGVPRAEVVFAPVARFAPGHEYEVRWTTMIPSSYPIDSLQPEIITQVHHSSSVGSPPFSLMLAGAHYQVDVRGGLGTPSRSYTFGAPLEDEGKVVAWVLRYRPDDQGQHALTDLYKDGVLVVHSAGKPNAYPNDKNAYLKIGVYKWWWNTRPSDVSERTMYYGNVEIGEQLLASAKP; encoded by the coding sequence ATGGCAAATAAACTTGCATGGCTGACGGGTCTCGTCTTTGCGGGAGCGACCTATGGTCTGCCACTGGCTGACGGGCATGAAAATGGCACGTACGTGCTGGTCTACAAAAGTATGTGGCGTACAGGAATCGATCCACGTCTGACGATCCAGGCGCCCGATAAAGATTCGATTTCGACGGTAACAATGCCTCCGTTTGACGGCACCGTACTCAAGGTCACGATGCGGCGTTCCGACTACATCAGTCACAAGGTTAGTGGCGTGCCGCGCGCCGAAGTGGTTTTTGCACCAGTCGCCCGCTTCGCGCCAGGACACGAATACGAGGTGAGATGGACGACGATGATCCCATCCAGTTATCCGATCGATTCGTTGCAGCCGGAGATCATTACGCAGGTTCATCACAGCAGCAGCGTGGGTTCTCCGCCGTTTTCGTTGATGTTAGCCGGAGCGCACTATCAGGTCGACGTGAGAGGTGGCTTGGGTACACCGAGTCGATCATATACATTCGGTGCGCCGCTTGAGGATGAGGGCAAGGTCGTAGCGTGGGTACTCCGTTACCGCCCGGACGACCAGGGGCAGCATGCATTGACGGACCTGTACAAGGACGGAGTGCTCGTGGTGCACAGCGCCGGCAAGCCAAATGCTTACCCCAACGATAAAAATGCCTATCTTAAGATCGGCGTGTACAAGTGGTGGTGGAATACGCGTCCGTCGGACGTCAGTGAGCGCACTATGTATTACGGTAATGTCGAGATCGGTGAGCAGTTGCTTGCGTCTGCGAAACCGTGA
- a CDS encoding carotenoid oxygenase family protein, with amino-acid sequence MTTLDLNSGAGAAVPDEVDLIDLPVTGAIPQDLNGVLLRNGPNPLRGRFKGNDVLDWWPEDAMLHAISLHDGHATGYRNRWARTKRWADVYNPDASPTLLDTNPNVNVLFHAGEILALSEGGPPLAMTAELETLGATRCHPGLANGMTAHPKIDPETGELMSFRADWKKPFLRYAVTDASGMPGVDIEIEMSSPSMMHDMAITATRSIFLDLNVGYDFSMLSRGYRMPLRWRDDHQARLGIMPRHGGELRWFDIAPCFIQHVLNAYDADEATVVLDAIRYPRYFRLADGGSTFETAPLGIPWRYVIDLDNGTVAERQIADIHIELPRINEGRTGRPYRFFYAAEQPTNTEFRGVVRYDLESGSLQRYSVPEGDQNSEPVFVARPGASVEDDGWLLVCVYRQATDTSDLVILDGKNIDNAPIATVHLPRRIPAGFHGAWLPNDYQVAAPS; translated from the coding sequence ATGACCACACTCGACTTGAATTCCGGCGCCGGAGCGGCCGTGCCCGATGAAGTCGACCTTATCGATCTTCCCGTCACAGGAGCGATTCCGCAGGATCTCAACGGTGTGCTGCTACGCAACGGACCCAACCCTCTGCGTGGCCGCTTCAAGGGAAACGACGTGCTGGACTGGTGGCCCGAAGATGCCATGCTGCATGCCATCTCGTTGCACGACGGCCACGCAACGGGTTACAGGAATCGCTGGGCTCGTACAAAACGGTGGGCTGACGTATATAACCCCGATGCCTCACCGACCCTGCTCGATACGAATCCGAACGTGAATGTGCTCTTCCACGCGGGCGAAATACTGGCATTGTCTGAGGGCGGCCCTCCACTTGCCATGACAGCTGAACTCGAAACACTCGGCGCAACCCGTTGTCATCCTGGGCTGGCAAACGGCATGACGGCCCATCCGAAAATCGACCCGGAAACGGGTGAACTGATGAGCTTTCGCGCTGACTGGAAGAAGCCGTTTTTGCGCTATGCCGTGACGGACGCGAGCGGTATGCCGGGTGTCGACATCGAGATCGAGATGTCGTCGCCCTCGATGATGCACGACATGGCAATCACTGCTACCCGCAGTATCTTTCTTGATCTTAATGTCGGGTACGACTTCTCGATGCTGTCGAGAGGATATCGAATGCCATTGCGTTGGCGCGACGACCATCAGGCGAGGCTCGGGATCATGCCTCGCCATGGCGGCGAGCTGCGCTGGTTTGACATAGCGCCGTGCTTTATCCAGCACGTGCTGAATGCGTACGACGCCGACGAGGCGACCGTTGTGCTGGATGCGATTCGATATCCCCGATATTTTCGTCTCGCTGATGGAGGGTCAACATTCGAGACCGCTCCATTGGGCATTCCGTGGCGCTACGTCATCGACCTCGACAACGGAACCGTGGCGGAAAGACAAATCGCGGATATCCATATCGAACTGCCTCGCATCAACGAAGGACGAACCGGCCGTCCCTATCGATTTTTCTATGCCGCAGAACAACCGACCAATACCGAATTTCGCGGTGTCGTTCGCTATGATCTCGAGTCCGGTTCACTACAGCGATATAGCGTTCCCGAAGGTGACCAGAACAGCGAACCGGTCTTCGTGGCGCGCCCCGGCGCCTCTGTCGAAGACGATGGCTGGCTGCTCGTATGTGTCTATCGCCAGGCAACGGATACCAGTGATCTGGTCATTCTCGACGGCAAGAATATAGACAACGCTCCGATCGCAACGGTACATCTGCCCAGGCGAATTCCCGCTGGATTTCATGGGGCCTGGTTACCCAATGATTACCAGGTCGCTGCACCCAGTTGA
- the imuA gene encoding translesion DNA synthesis-associated protein ImuA, with protein sequence MPSSPSAFASHPEDLHPSLWRASQLARHHARTLDTGYAALSAELPGGGWPVGALIDLLVQQAGVGEMRLLAPALGATGGIGGTGGTSNKRPIALVQPPHVPNGPGLDYIGVPLSRLMLVKAAKTVDALWAAEQILRAGSCGALLFWGQHVQTSSLRRLHLAAQSSDTLFVMIRPLAAAKDASPALLRLALRACGDGLSVDIVKRRGPLRTEPLSLPLQPTPVLFSRHARTARRPLAPVAARGLQAEVAA encoded by the coding sequence ATGCCCTCTTCTCCGTCCGCGTTCGCGTCTCACCCGGAAGACCTGCATCCGTCGCTCTGGCGGGCGTCGCAGCTCGCGCGTCACCATGCGCGCACGCTCGACACCGGCTACGCCGCACTCTCCGCGGAACTACCCGGCGGCGGCTGGCCGGTCGGCGCGCTCATCGACCTGCTGGTTCAGCAGGCGGGCGTCGGCGAAATGCGGTTGCTGGCGCCGGCGCTCGGTGCGACCGGCGGCATCGGCGGTACTGGCGGTACCAGCAACAAACGCCCCATCGCGCTGGTCCAGCCGCCGCACGTTCCGAACGGCCCCGGGCTCGACTATATCGGCGTGCCGCTCAGCCGGCTGATGCTGGTCAAAGCGGCGAAAACCGTCGACGCGCTCTGGGCCGCCGAACAGATCCTGCGCGCCGGCAGTTGCGGCGCGTTGCTGTTCTGGGGGCAGCACGTGCAGACGTCGTCGCTGCGGCGGCTGCATCTCGCCGCGCAGTCGTCGGACACGCTCTTCGTGATGATCCGGCCGCTGGCGGCCGCGAAAGACGCTTCGCCCGCGTTGCTGCGGCTGGCCCTGCGCGCTTGCGGCGATGGCCTCAGCGTCGACATCGTCAAGCGACGAGGTCCGTTGCGCACCGAACCTCTGTCGCTTCCCCTTCAACCCACACCGGTACTGTTTTCCCGTCATGCGCGTACTGCTCGCCGTCCACTTGCCCCGGTTGCAGCTCGAGGTCTTCAGGCCGAAGTGGCTGCCTGA
- a CDS encoding Y-family DNA polymerase: MRVLLAVHLPRLQLEVFRPKWLPEPAHGCAVLEQDRVLVASRTARAAGIRPGMKRGGVLTLAPGVEMFERDVAREIDAQRAVAITLMQFSPEVALAEEATVIVDISASLRLFGGVLNLCRAAKALLATLGFSARVSLAPTGQGAWLLAKRGNRRLLKMRSLERHLATVPLWSVVEVRPFVDWFAGLGCETIADVRRLPRAGLQRRCGEHLLDSLDRAFGTAPELFDWLDLPPTFSARIELPDRLEHTEGALFAAHRLVVQLCGWLCAKQLAVTGVQLLLEHERGRLAIAPTVIEIALGEPAWREDHLLRLLRERLARLTLEAPVIALRLDAAQVQAAEPPSGTLFQEPGGSAEDHARLVELLAARLGNENVLRPMPGADHRPEVANRWVPLGQSGQAGQPMPLPVGLPRPTWLLETPVQLLMRNNRPFYGSPLKMASTGERIEAGWFDEQLVKRDYFVAQADDQSCYWIYRELISSRDENDPHWFLHGLFG; encoded by the coding sequence ATGCGCGTACTGCTCGCCGTCCACTTGCCCCGGTTGCAGCTCGAGGTCTTCAGGCCGAAGTGGCTGCCTGAGCCGGCGCACGGCTGTGCGGTACTGGAGCAGGACCGCGTGCTGGTCGCCAGCCGCACGGCCCGCGCGGCCGGTATCCGTCCCGGCATGAAGCGCGGCGGCGTGCTCACGCTCGCGCCCGGCGTCGAGATGTTCGAGCGCGACGTGGCGCGCGAAATCGACGCGCAGCGCGCCGTCGCGATCACGCTGATGCAGTTCTCGCCGGAGGTCGCGCTGGCCGAAGAAGCCACGGTCATCGTCGATATCAGCGCCAGCCTGCGGCTCTTTGGCGGCGTGCTGAATCTGTGCCGCGCAGCGAAGGCGTTGCTGGCCACGCTCGGCTTCAGCGCGCGCGTGAGTCTCGCGCCAACCGGCCAGGGCGCGTGGCTGCTCGCGAAGCGCGGCAACCGGCGCCTGCTGAAGATGCGCTCGCTTGAACGGCACCTCGCCACCGTGCCGCTCTGGTCGGTGGTCGAAGTGCGACCGTTCGTCGACTGGTTTGCCGGCCTCGGCTGCGAAACGATTGCCGACGTACGGCGACTGCCGCGTGCGGGCTTGCAGCGCCGCTGCGGCGAACACCTGCTCGATTCGCTCGATCGCGCATTCGGCACCGCCCCCGAACTATTCGACTGGCTCGATTTGCCGCCCACTTTTTCCGCCCGCATTGAGTTACCCGATCGTCTCGAACATACCGAAGGCGCGCTCTTTGCCGCGCATCGGCTGGTCGTGCAGCTATGCGGCTGGCTGTGCGCGAAGCAACTGGCGGTAACCGGCGTGCAGTTGCTGCTGGAACACGAACGCGGCCGGCTCGCCATTGCCCCTACCGTCATCGAGATCGCGCTCGGCGAACCGGCATGGCGCGAAGACCATCTGCTCCGTCTGCTCCGCGAACGGCTTGCGCGCCTCACGCTCGAGGCACCGGTCATCGCGTTGCGGCTCGACGCTGCCCAAGTCCAGGCCGCCGAACCGCCTTCGGGCACGCTCTTCCAGGAACCGGGTGGTTCGGCGGAAGATCATGCGCGGCTCGTCGAGTTGCTGGCGGCGCGCCTCGGCAACGAGAACGTGCTGCGCCCCATGCCGGGTGCCGATCATCGGCCGGAAGTCGCTAACCGCTGGGTGCCGCTTGGCCAGTCCGGCCAAGCGGGTCAGCCCATGCCGTTACCCGTCGGACTGCCGCGCCCCACATGGCTGCTCGAAACGCCGGTGCAACTGCTGATGCGCAACAATCGGCCGTTCTACGGCTCGCCGCTGAAAATGGCCTCGACCGGCGAGCGCATCGAGGCCGGCTGGTTCGACGAGCAACTCGTCAAGCGCGACTACTTCGTCGCCCAGGCCGACGACCAGTCGTGCTACTGGATCTATCGCGAACTCATCAGCAGCCGCGACGAAAACGATCCGCACTGGTTCCTGCACGGACTCTTTGGGTGA